The following are from one region of the Mustela lutreola isolate mMusLut2 chromosome 7, mMusLut2.pri, whole genome shotgun sequence genome:
- the LOC131836599 gene encoding LOW QUALITY PROTEIN: mitotic checkpoint serine/threonine-protein kinase BUB1-like (The sequence of the model RefSeq protein was modified relative to this genomic sequence to represent the inferred CDS: inserted 1 base in 1 codon) produces MDNPENVFQMFEAHMQSYKGDDPVGEWESYMQWVEENFPENKEYLTTLLEHLMKEFLDKKKYHNDPRFINYCLKFAQYNSDLHQFFEFLYNHGIGTLSSPLYVAWAGHLEGQGELQHASAVLRRGLQNQAEPRELLQQHYRLFQARLTETHLPTQARTSEPLHNAQILNQMMTSKSNPGNNSACMSKNQGSEVSGVVSTVGDKESKKEQRVIVISKSEYSAQASSAARADIQQVVMYCKEKLIRGESEFSFEELRAQKYNQRRKHEQWVNEDRRYMKRKEANAFEEQLLKQKMDELHKKLHQVVETSQENLPVFQERSEFNPACMGPSVSSQEDLRALSLPAINHQTSKNMGEKPRETTPVVPPMANAITATLVSPAISQSVSPPGPLAAQSDTDSMFAVTRKDDRCVTKSTHEFKPQSEAEIKEGSETHKVVNTGFFHTTPNTSLGMVQATPSRVQPSPTVHTKEALGFIMNMFQAPTLPDISDDKDEWPSLDQNEDAFEAQFQKNARSSGAWGVNKIISSLTSTFPVFEDGNKENYGLPQPKNKPAGARTFGERSVSRFPSKPNEVPHAEEFLDDSTVWGVRCNRTLAPSPKSPGHFTAAAQLASTPFHKPPTDTGPSLEDKENVVAKEYVHVTLDSCEENMGEPSKDRKFSSIQEKTPEPAFPADISSASLLCGSQXAAGGVLASEVAQSLEACKLTDTNLTVTEDPPGAGAGHQAEWTQTSSFENVNASNLTVENPWDDTLILKLLSGLSKPVRSYPNTYEWQCKLPAIKPKTEFQLGSLLVYVDHLLGEGAFAQVYEVTHGEVNDIKNKQKFVLKVQKPANPWEFYIGTQLMERLKPSMRHMFIKFYSAHFFQNGSVLVGDLYSYGTLLNAINLYKNTPEKVSQALVLSFAIRMLCMIQQVHDCEIIHGDIKPDNFILGNRFLEQDGDDNDVSAGLALIDLGQSIDMKLFPKGTTFTAKYETSGFQCIEMLSNKPWNYQIDYFGVAATVYCMLFGTYMKVRNEGGVWKPEGLFRRLPHLDMWSEFFHIMLNIPDCHYLPSLDLLRQKLKKIFQQHYTNKIKTLRNRLIILLLEYKRSRK; encoded by the exons ATGGATAACCCGGAAAATGTCTTTCAAATGTTTGAAGCCCATATGCAGAGCTACAAGGGCGATGACCCAGTTGGTGAATGGGAAAGTTACATGCAGTGGGTAGAAGAGAACTTTCCTGAAAATAAGGAATACTTGACAACTTTATTAGAACATTTAATGAAGGAGTTTTTGGATAAGAAGAAATACCACAATGACCCAAGATTCATAAATTACTGTTTAAAATTTGCTCAGTACAACAGTGATCTTCATCAGTTCTTTGAGTTTCTTTACAACCACGGGATTGGAACCTTGTCATCTCCTCTCTACGTAGCCTGGGCAGGGCATCTGGAAGGCCAGGGAGAGCTGCAGCATGCCAGCGCTGTTCTTCGGAGAGGACTTCAAAACCAGGCCGAACCAAGAGAGCTGCTGCAACAACACTACAGGTTATTCCAGGCACGCCTCACTGAAACGCATTTGCCAACTCAAGCTAGGACTTCAGAACCTCTCCATAATGCTCAGATTTTAAACCAAATGATGACTTCAAAATCAAATCCAGGAAATAACTCAGCTTGCATGTCTAAGAATCAGGGTTCAGAAGTTTCTGGGGTAGTATCTACAGTTGGTGATAAAGAgtcaaaaaaggaacaaagggtGATCGTGATTTCTAAATCAGAATATTCTGCACAAGCATCTTCAGCAGCTAGAGCTGACATTCAGCAGGTTGTCATGTATTGCAAGGAGAAGCTTATTCGCGGAGAATCAGAGTTTTCCTTTGAAgagctgagagcccagaaatacaatCAACGGAGAAAGCATGAACAGTGGGTGAATGAAGATAGACgttatatgaaaagaaaagaagcaaatgcTTTTGAAGAACAACTATTAAAACAGAAGATGGATGAACTGCATAAGAAGTTGCATCAGGTGGTGGAGACATCCCAGGAGAACTTGCCTGTTTTCCAGGAAAGGTCTGAGTTTAATCCAGCATGTATGGGACCAAGTGTAAGCTCCCAGGAGGACCTGAGAGCCCTGTCTCTTCCAGCTATCAATCATCAGACCTCAAAGAACATGGGAGAGAAACCCAGAGAGACAACTCCTGTTGTTCCTCCTATGGCAAATGCTATCACTGCCACTTTGGTGTCCCCGGCCATCAGTCAGAGTGTATCTCCTCCTGGTCCTTTGGCAGCCCAGTCAGACACAGACTCCATGTTTGCAGTGACCAGAAAAGATGACAGATGTGTGACTAAAAGTACTCATGAATTCAAGCCACAGAGTGAAGCCGAGATAAAAGAAGGATCTGAAACACATAAGGTTGTTAACACAGGCTTTTTTCACACAACTCCAAACACGTCGTTGGGAATGGTTCAGGCGACCCCATCCAGGGTGCAGCCGTCACCCACTGTGCACACAAAGGAAGCATTAGGTTTCATCATGAATATGTTTCAGGCTCCTACACTTCCTGATATTTCTGATGACAAAGATGAATGGCCATCTCTAGACCAAAATGAAGATGCTTTTGAGGCCCAGTTTCAAAAAAATGCAAGGTCTTCTGGGGCTTGGGGAGTCAATAAGATCATCTCTTCTTTGACATCTACTTTTCCTGTGTTcgaagatggaaacaaagaaaattatggaTTACCACAGCCTAAAAATAAACCTGCAGGAGCCAGGACGTTTGGAGAACGCTCTGTAAGCAGATTTCCTTCAAAACCCAATGAAGTACCTCACGCTGAAGAGTTTTTGGATGACTCAACCGTCTGGGGTGTCCGCTGCAATAGAACCCTGGCGCCCAGTCCGAAGAGCCCAGGACACTTCACGGCTGCCGCACAGCTTGCATCCACACCTTTCCACAAACCACCCACGGACACAGGGCCTTCTCTggaggataaagaaaatgtggttgcAAAAGAGTACGTCCATGTGACTCTGGATTCTTGTGAAGAAAACATGGGAGAACCCTCAAAAGACAGAAAGTTCAGCTCAATTCAAGAGAAAACCCCAGAACCAGCATTCCCTGCAGACATATCTTCAGCATCCTTGCTCTGTGGGAGCC CTGCAGCAGGTGGTGTGCTGGCCAGTGAGGTGGCACAGAGCCTTGAGGCTTGTAAACTCACAGACACTAACCTCACCGTCACAGAAGATCCACCCGGCGCTGGTGCCGGGCATCAAGCAGAATGGACGCAGACTAGTTCATTTGAGAATGTCAACGCTTCAAACTTGACTGTTGAGAATCCATGGGATGATACGTTGATTCTCAAACTTTTATCTGGGCTTTCTAAGCCAGTGAGATCCTATCCAAATACTTATGAATGGCAGTGTAAACTTCCAGCCATCAAGCCCAAGACTGAGTTTCAACTGGGTTCCTTGCTGGTCTATGTCGATCACCTTCTTGGAGAAGGGGCCTTTGCCCAGGTCTATGAAGTTACCCATGGAGAGGTGAATGAtatcaaaaataaacagaaattcgTTTTAAAGGTCCAAAAGCCCGCCAACCCCTGGGAGTTCTACATCGGGACCCAGCTGATGGAGAGACTGAAGCCAAGCATGCGACACATGTTCATCAAATTCTATTCCGCCCACTTCTTCCAGAACGGCAGTGTATTAGTAGGGGATCTCTACAGCTATGGCACGTTGCTAAATGCTATTAACCTCTATAAAAACACCCCAGAAAAAGTGTCACAAGCTCTGGTCCTGTCCTTCGCGATCAGAATGCTCTGCATGATTCAGCAAGTGCACGACTGTGAGATAATTCACGGAGACATTAAGCCCGACAATTTCATACTGGGAAACAGATTTTTGGAACAGGATGGTGATGACAATGATGTATCTGCTGGCTTGGCGCTGATTGACCTGGGTCAGAGTATAGACATGAAACTTTTTCCTAAAGGAACTACATTTACAGCAAAGTATGAGACCTCTGGTTTTCAGTGTATCGAGATGCTCAGCAACAAGCCATGGAACTACCAGATTGACTACTTCGGAGTTGCTGCAACAGTGTACTGCATGCTTTTCGGCACTTACATGAAAGTGAGAAATGAAGGAGGCGTCTGGAAGCCGGAAGGTCTTTTTAGGAGGCTGCCTCATCTGGACATGTGGAGTGAGTTCTTTCACATCATGTTGAATATTCCCGATTGTCATTATCTTCCGTCTTTGGATTTGTTAagacaaaaactgaagaaaatatttcaacaacACTATACAAACAAGATTAAGACCCTACGTAACAGGCTGATCATACTGCTCTTAGAATATAAGCGTTCTCGAAAATAA